One Natator depressus isolate rNatDep1 chromosome 3, rNatDep2.hap1, whole genome shotgun sequence DNA segment encodes these proteins:
- the OLIG3 gene encoding oligodendrocyte transcription factor 3, producing the protein MDEMYLRDHHHHHHHHHHQDNRLNSVSSTQGDLVQKMSGEGLSRNGSKAGGEGSKYKIKKQLSEQDLQQLRLKINGRERKRMHDLNLAMDGLREVMPYAHGPSVRKLSKIATLLLARNYILMLTSSLEEMKRLVGEIYGGHHSAFHCGTVGHSGGHPAHAASTVHQVHPILGSALSSANTSSPLSASLPGIGTIRPPHSLLKTPSAPPALQLGSGFQHWAGLPCPCTICQMPPPPHLSALTTANMSRISAESKDLLK; encoded by the coding sequence ATGGATGAGATGTACCTGAGAGATCACcatcaccaccatcaccaccaccaccatcaggaCAACCGGCTCAACTCGGTCTCCTCCACTCAGGGCGACCTGGTGCAGAAGATGTCCGGGGAAGGCCTCTCCAGAAACGGCTCCAAGGCCGGAGGGGAAGGCAGCAAGTACAAAATCAAGAAGCAGCTCTCGGAGCAGgacctgcagcagctcaggctgaAGATCAATGGGCGGGAACGCAAAAGGATGCACGACCTGAACCTGGCCATGGATGGGCTGAGGGAGGTGATGCCCTACGCTCATGGACCTTCCGTGAGGAAACTCTCCAAAATTGCTACCCTCCTGCTGGCCAGAAACTACATCCTGATGCTCACCAGCTCCCTAGAGGAGATGAAGAGGCTGGTGGGTGAAATCTATGGAGGACACCACTCCGCCTTTCACTGCGGGACAGTGGGGCACTCAGGCGGGCACCCGGCCCACGCAGCTAGCACGGTCCACCAGGTCCACCCCATCCTTGGCAGTGCCTTGTCTTCAGCCAACACCTCCTCCCCGCTGTCCGCCTCCCTACCAGGGATTGGCACGATCAGGCCCCCTCATTCTTTACTCAAGACTCCCTCTGCCCCGCCAGCCCTCCAGCTTGGCAGTGGCTTCCAGCACTGGGCGGGTTTGCCTTGCCCTTGCACTATCTGTCAAATGCCCCCTCCGCCACACCTGTCTGCCCTCACCACAGCCAACATGAGCAGGATCTCAGCAGAATCCAAGGACTTACTGAAGTGA